A genomic region of Arachis hypogaea cultivar Tifrunner chromosome 5, arahy.Tifrunner.gnm2.J5K5, whole genome shotgun sequence contains the following coding sequences:
- the LOC112802190 gene encoding nicotinate phosphoribosyltransferase 1 — protein sequence MRVEGPIATLDEIKDKSLRKKVSKSIFKDFVSLVQAWLSKLQRSKSLRGVFAETNQSELSAFISYALAFPNNFLALVNTYDVIRSGIPNFCAVALALNELGLNQNHKQNF from the exons ATGAGAGTTGAAGGTCCTATTGCG ACCCTTGATGAGATTAAAGACAAATCACTTCGTAAAAAAGTTAGTAAAAGTATATTTAAAGATTTTGTTAGTTTGGTTCAAGCATGGCTAAGCAAACTTCAG CGCTCAAAATCATTGCGGGGTGTTTTTGCTGAGACCAACCAAAGTGAGCTGTCAGCATTCATATCATATGCATTGGCATTTCCTAATAACTTTCTTGCCCTTGTAAACACTTATGAT GTCATACGAAGTGGAATCCCCAACTTCTGTGCAGTTGCATTAGCTCTCAATGAGTTAGG ATTGAACCAGAATCACAAACAAAACTTTTAG